In one Pseudomonas tensinigenes genomic region, the following are encoded:
- the lepB gene encoding signal peptidase I, whose protein sequence is MSLNFPLLLVIAVFVCGLLALLDLLILAPRRRAAIASYQGSVSQPDVVVVEKLNKEPLLVEYGKSFFPVLFIVLVLRSFLVEPFQIPSGSMKPTLDVGDFILVSKFSYGIRLPVIDKKIIEVGDPQRGDVMVFRYPSDPSVNYIKRVVGLPGDTVRYTADKRLFVNGESIAEQMVGAEPGTLGSAELYKEKLGAAEHLIRKEMSRYRATPDRSWTVPAGHYFMMGDNRDNSNDSRYWDDPNIPKDLLGMVPDQNIVGKAFAVWMSWPEPKLSHLPNFSRVGLIK, encoded by the coding sequence ATGTCACTAAATTTCCCGCTGTTGCTGGTCATCGCCGTGTTCGTCTGCGGCCTGTTGGCGTTGCTTGATCTGTTGATCCTGGCGCCGCGTCGCCGGGCGGCCATTGCCTCTTATCAAGGCAGTGTCAGCCAGCCCGATGTCGTGGTAGTCGAGAAACTCAACAAAGAGCCGCTGCTGGTTGAATATGGCAAGTCGTTCTTCCCGGTGTTGTTCATCGTACTGGTGCTGCGTTCGTTCCTCGTGGAGCCGTTCCAGATTCCGTCCGGCTCGATGAAACCGACCCTGGACGTCGGCGACTTCATTCTGGTGAGCAAGTTTTCTTACGGGATCCGCCTGCCGGTGATCGACAAGAAAATCATCGAAGTCGGTGACCCCCAGCGTGGCGATGTAATGGTGTTCCGTTACCCGAGCGACCCGAGCGTCAACTACATCAAACGTGTAGTCGGCCTACCGGGCGACACGGTGCGTTATACCGCTGACAAACGTCTGTTTGTGAATGGCGAATCGATTGCCGAGCAGATGGTCGGTGCCGAACCGGGCACGCTCGGCAGCGCCGAGCTGTACAAAGAGAAACTGGGCGCCGCCGAGCATCTGATCCGCAAGGAAATGAGCCGCTACCGCGCCACGCCGGACCGCTCGTGGACAGTCCCCGCCGGGCACTACTTCATGATGGGCGACAACCGCGACAACTCGAACGACAGTCGCTACTGGGATGATCCGAACATTCCCAAGGATCTGCTGGGCATGGTTCCCGACCAGAATATCGTCGGCAAGGCCTTCGCGGTCTGGATGAGCTGGCCGGAACCGAAACTCAGTCACCTGCCGAATTTTTCGCGGGTTGGCCTGATCAAGTAA
- the rnc gene encoding ribonuclease III, with amino-acid sequence MSVSLSRLERQLGYTFKDQELMLLALTHRSFAGRNNERLEFLGDAILNFVAGEALFDRFPLAREGQLSRLRARLVKGETLAVLARGFDLGDYLRLGSGELKSGGFRRESILADALEALIGAIYLDAGMDMARERVLAWLAGEFEGLTLVDTNKDPKTRLQEHLQSRGCDLPRYEVVDIQGEPHCRTFFVECEVVLLNEKSRGQGVSRRIAEQVAAAAALIALGVENGND; translated from the coding sequence GTGAGCGTTTCTCTAAGCCGTCTCGAGCGCCAGCTCGGTTACACCTTCAAGGATCAGGAGCTGATGCTGCTGGCCCTGACGCACCGCAGTTTTGCCGGGCGCAACAACGAACGCCTGGAATTCCTCGGTGATGCCATCCTCAACTTCGTTGCTGGCGAGGCGCTGTTCGATCGCTTCCCGCTGGCCCGCGAAGGCCAGTTGTCGCGTTTGCGCGCACGTTTGGTAAAAGGTGAGACGCTGGCCGTACTGGCGCGCGGTTTCGACCTTGGCGATTACCTGCGACTGGGTTCCGGCGAGTTGAAAAGCGGCGGTTTCCGTCGCGAATCGATTCTGGCCGATGCCCTCGAAGCGTTGATCGGTGCGATCTATCTCGATGCCGGCATGGACATGGCGCGCGAACGCGTTCTGGCCTGGCTGGCGGGCGAGTTCGAAGGCCTGACCCTGGTCGACACCAACAAGGATCCGAAAACCCGTTTGCAGGAACACTTGCAATCGCGCGGTTGCGATCTGCCACGCTATGAAGTGGTGGATATCCAGGGCGAGCCGCACTGCCGAACCTTCTTCGTCGAGTGCGAAGTTGTCTTACTGAATGAAAAAAGCCGAGGTCAGGGTGTGAGCCGTCGTATTGCCGAACAGGTAGCGGCCGCCGCAGCACTGATTGCCCTGGGCGTGGAGAATGGCAATGACTGA
- the era gene encoding GTPase Era translates to MTDTNATRCGYVAIVGRPNVGKSTLLNHILGQKLAITSRKPQTTRHNMLGIKTEGDVQAIYVDTPGMHKGGEKALNRYMNKTASAALKDVDVVIFVVDRTKWTDEDQMVLERVQYVTGPLIVALNKTDRIEDKAELMPHLSWLQEQLPNAQIIPISAQHGHNLEALEKVIADHLPENDHFFPEDQITDRSSRFLAAELVREKIMRQMGAELPYQITVEIEEFKQQGKTLHIHALILVERDGQKKIIIGDKGERIKRIGTEARKDMELLFDSKIMLNLWVKVKGGWSDDERALRSLGYGDL, encoded by the coding sequence ATGACTGATACAAACGCAACTCGCTGTGGCTATGTTGCCATCGTCGGCCGTCCCAACGTTGGCAAGTCCACGTTGCTGAACCACATCCTTGGCCAGAAGCTCGCGATCACTTCGCGCAAGCCGCAGACCACTCGCCACAATATGCTCGGGATCAAAACCGAAGGTGACGTGCAGGCGATCTACGTCGACACCCCCGGCATGCACAAGGGTGGCGAAAAGGCCCTGAACCGCTACATGAACAAAACCGCTTCGGCGGCGTTGAAAGACGTCGACGTGGTGATCTTCGTCGTTGACCGCACCAAGTGGACCGACGAAGACCAGATGGTTCTCGAGCGCGTGCAGTACGTGACCGGCCCGCTGATCGTCGCGCTGAACAAGACCGACCGCATCGAAGACAAAGCCGAGCTGATGCCGCACCTGAGCTGGTTGCAGGAACAACTGCCGAACGCGCAGATCATTCCGATTTCCGCGCAGCACGGGCACAATCTCGAAGCGTTGGAAAAGGTTATCGCTGATCATCTGCCGGAGAACGATCACTTCTTCCCGGAAGACCAGATCACCGACCGCAGCAGCCGTTTCCTCGCCGCTGAACTGGTGCGCGAGAAAATCATGCGCCAAATGGGCGCCGAGCTGCCGTACCAGATCACCGTCGAAATCGAAGAGTTCAAGCAGCAGGGCAAAACCCTGCACATCCACGCCTTGATCCTCGTTGAACGTGACGGCCAGAAGAAGATCATCATTGGCGACAAGGGCGAGCGCATCAAGCGCATTGGCACCGAAGCGCGCAAGGATATGGAGCTGCTGTTCGACTCCAAGATCATGCTCAACCTGTGGGTCAAGGTGAAGGGCGGCTGGTCCGACGACGAGCGTGCGCTGCGTTCGCTGGGTTACGGCGACCTGTAA
- the recO gene encoding DNA repair protein RecO, producing the protein MSQNPPPAQPAYVLHSRAYRETSALVDFLTPQGRLRAVLRSARGKAGTLARPFVSLEVEFRGKGELKNVGRMESSGTSAWLNGEALFSGLYLNELLIRLLPAEDPHPGVFDHYAATLLALAEGRPLEPLLRSFEWRLLDDLGYGFSLNTDIHGEPVEADGLYRLQVDAGLERVFLLQPGLFNGVELLAMAEADWTAPGALSAAKRLMRQALAVHLGGRPLVSRELFRKP; encoded by the coding sequence ATGTCGCAAAACCCGCCTCCCGCCCAACCTGCCTACGTCCTGCACAGTCGCGCCTACCGCGAAACCAGCGCGTTGGTGGACTTCCTCACGCCGCAAGGGCGGCTGCGGGCGGTGTTGCGCAGTGCGCGGGGCAAGGCCGGGACATTGGCGCGGCCGTTCGTGTCGCTGGAAGTGGAGTTCCGCGGCAAGGGTGAGTTGAAGAATGTCGGGCGCATGGAGAGTTCTGGCACTTCGGCTTGGCTCAATGGTGAAGCGTTGTTCAGCGGTCTCTATCTCAATGAGTTGCTGATCCGTTTGCTGCCCGCTGAAGATCCGCACCCGGGGGTATTCGATCACTACGCCGCGACCTTGCTGGCACTGGCTGAAGGCCGTCCACTGGAGCCGTTGCTACGTTCGTTCGAATGGCGACTGCTGGACGATCTCGGTTATGGCTTCTCGCTGAACACCGATATCCACGGCGAGCCCGTCGAGGCAGATGGTCTCTATCGTCTGCAAGTGGATGCCGGTCTTGAGCGGGTCTTTCTACTGCAACCCGGCCTGTTCAACGGCGTCGAATTGCTGGCCATGGCCGAAGCCGACTGGACCGCTCCCGGCGCTCTCTCTGCTGCCAAGCGCTTGATGCGTCAGGCACTGGCTGTTCACTTGGGCGGTCGGCCTCTCGTCAGTCGCGAGCTGTTTCGCAAGCCCTGA
- the pdxJ gene encoding pyridoxine 5'-phosphate synthase, translated as MTTSNRILLGVNIDHVATLRQARGTRYPDPVKAALDAEEAGADGITVHLREDRRHIQERDVLLLKDVLQTRMNFEMGVTEEMMAFAERIRPAHICLVPETRQELTTEGGLDVAGQEERIKAAVERLSKIGSEVSLFIDADERQIAASKRVGAPAIELHTGRYADAETPTEVAEELKRVADGVAFGLAQGLIVNAGHGLHYHNVEAVAAIKGINELNIGHALVAHALFVGFKSAVSEMKALILAAAKN; from the coding sequence GTGACCACCAGCAATCGCATTCTTCTTGGCGTGAACATCGACCACGTCGCCACCCTGCGTCAGGCCCGTGGCACGCGCTACCCGGATCCGGTCAAGGCTGCACTGGACGCGGAAGAGGCGGGCGCCGATGGCATCACCGTGCACCTGCGTGAAGACCGTCGGCACATTCAAGAACGTGACGTACTGCTGCTCAAGGATGTGCTGCAAACCCGCATGAACTTCGAAATGGGCGTCACCGAAGAAATGATGGCGTTCGCCGAGCGTATCCGCCCGGCGCACATTTGTCTGGTCCCGGAAACCCGTCAGGAGCTGACCACTGAAGGTGGTCTGGATGTCGCCGGGCAGGAAGAACGCATCAAGGCCGCGGTCGAGCGTCTGTCGAAGATCGGCAGCGAAGTGTCGCTGTTCATCGATGCCGACGAGCGTCAGATCGCTGCATCGAAGCGTGTTGGCGCTCCAGCCATCGAGTTGCACACCGGTCGTTATGCCGACGCCGAAACCCCGACTGAAGTGGCTGAAGAATTGAAGCGTGTGGCGGACGGTGTGGCGTTTGGTCTGGCCCAAGGTCTGATCGTCAATGCCGGTCATGGCCTGCACTATCACAACGTTGAAGCCGTAGCGGCGATCAAAGGCATCAACGAACTGAACATCGGCCATGCGCTGGTGGCGCATGCGTTGTTCGTCGGCTTCAAGTCTGCGGTATCGGAAATGAAGGCGCTGATTCTGGCTGCTGCCAAGAACTAA